A region of Micromonas commoda chromosome 4, complete sequence DNA encodes the following proteins:
- a CDS encoding predicted protein, translating to MATADDDAPVTSVASHEDVLEFWFDGDVDVSARQCPGPAPPTSEKPPPPDSPQTFRPSVRPSPRAHLTCPRPTPDHASQENYKRKWFPAGDRTGEMQKRVDDAISHRFGATLAAAERGDLDAWADASPSHAVALVVTLDQFSRHVYRHAPDRDARVAKCDAKCVGVVQTCVERGWDARVPTPQQVFLLMPFRHTQKDLPRLRLALGRLDARRETEAQCADLLAKFRRTTLRCLQDLEGKQHVDGDDILEFHEFEPQPEVLRSMPSHPVYRTVESFLRRKLIEHDVHTERGAEERPRSVAISLSGGVDSMVLATILKAAAPSFGDFDVVAMHIDYANRPESGKEADFVRGWCERKGIVCVVRRIAEVKRGVTPREQYEAESRAIRYGLYKECAKTHGFPAVFVGHHEGDVQENIIANIFRGANVLGMNGMNEEGVVEGVRIWRPMLPHSKDPVLDFAHTFGVPYFLDTTPTWSTRGKLRNQLLPLLADMFGDGFLRNLSLLGEDSAQLGRMVEDSVLGPFSKRMRLSDSGAYADFSGDEDKPMLFWKEALKRMCHGLGSGMMKERSVRELIDRFTLSKRRCAKDGWITLKKLNKTFVTGKTLGMFSSEFFPHYPWTEKSVWSEPVGTTVGLDAAEPTRVGPWTITARVVPNSIEGVAALESAAPLDVWAILRNEITYLLPLTESHAAPGAYYVDTKARIPPLRGVDAQVARALPLVVPAGLGGVSGGDGVLEVGGSIPGGGGGGDGFRAKSWPPSLLRGEMCVEVTLRFVRTRSHAVDGEE from the coding sequence atgGCGaccgccgatgacgacgcaCCCGTAACGTCGGTGGCGTCCCACGAGGATGTGCTCGAATTCTGGTTCGACGGAGACGTCGATGTGAGTGCAAGACAGTGCCCCGGAcccgcaccgccgacgaGTGAAAAACCACCGCCGCCTGATTCGCCCCAGACGTTCCGTCCATCGGTCCGTCCGTCCCCACGCGCGCATCTCACGTGTCCGCGCCCCACACCCGACCACGCATCGCAGGAAAACTACAAGCGCAAGTGGTTCCCAGCCGGAGACAGGACCGGCGAGATGCAGAAgagggtcgacgacgccatctcGCATCGCTTCGGCGCCAccctggccgcggcggagcgaggcgacctcgacgcctgggcggacgcgtccccTTCCCACGCGGTCGCTTTGGTCGTGACCCTCGACCAGTTCTCCCGGCACGTGTACCGCCACGCGCCGGAtagggacgcgcgcgtggcgaagTGCGACGCCAAGTGCGTGGGCGTGGTGCAGACGTGCGTGGAGAGGGGCTGGGACGCAAGGGTGCCCACGCCGCAGCAGGTGTTCCTGCTCATGCCCTTTCGCCACACGCAGAAGGACCTGCCGCGCCTCAGGCTGGCGTTGGGAAGGCTGGACGCCAGGCGGGAGACCGAAGCGCAGTGCGCGGATTTACTCGCCAAGTTTCGCCGCACCACGCTGCGGTGCCTGCAGGACCTCGAGGGCAAGCAGCAcgtcgacggagacgacATCTTAGAGTTTCACGAGTTCGAGCCCCAACCCGAAGTCCTGCGGTCCATGCCGTCCCACCCGGTGTACCGGACGGTGGAGTCCTTTCTCCGCCGCAAACTTATCGAGCACGACGTACACACGGAACGCGGTGCCGAAGAAAGGCCCAGATCCGTCGCGATATCgctctccggcggcgtcgactcgATGGTCCTCGCGACGATACTgaaagccgcggcgccgtcgtttGGCGATTTCGACGTGGTCGCCATGCACATCGACTACGCCAACAGGCCGGAGTCGGGAAAGGAGGCGGATTTCGTCAGGGGGTGGTGCGAGCGCAAGGGCATCGTCTGCGTCGTGCGCAGGATCGCCGAGGTCAAGAGGGGCGTGACGCCGAGGGAGCAGTACGAGGCTGAGTCGCGGGCCATTCGGTACGGTTTGTACAAGGAGTGCGCGAAGACGCACGGGTTCCCGGCGGTTTTCGTCGGTCACCACGAAGGGGACGTGCAGGAGAACATCATCGCGAACATCTTCCGCGGCGCCAACGTGCTGGGCATGAACGGCATGAACgaggaaggcgtcgtcgagggcgttcGGATATGGCGGCCGATGCTGCCGCACTCGAAGGATCCGGTGCTCGACTTCGCGCACACGTTTGGAGTGCCGTACTTTCTGGACACCACTCCGACGTGGAGCACCAGGGGTAAGCTCCGAAACCAGCTCCTCCCGCTGCTCGCGGACATGTTCGGCGACGGTTTCCTGCGTAACCTGTcgctgctcggcgaggacagCGCGCAGCTCGGGAGGATGGTGGAGGATTCCGTCTTGGGCCCGTTTTCGAAACGGATGCGATTGTCCGACTCGGGGGCGTACGCGGATTTttccggcgacgaggacaagCCGATGCTCTTCTGGAAAGAGGCCCTGAAGCGGATGTGCCACGGGCTGGGATCGGGCATGATGAAGGAGCGGTCCGtgcgcgagctcatcgaccGGTTCACCCTCTCCAAGCGACGGTGTGCGAAGGACGGTTGGATCACGCTGAAGAAGCTGAACAAGACGTTTGTGACGGGGAAGACGCTCGGGATGTTCTCGAGCGAGTTCTTCCCGCACTACCCTTGGACCGAGAAGAGCGTGTGGTCCGAGCCCGTGGGAACGACCGTAGGGCTagacgcggcggagcccACGCGGGTCGGTCCGTGGACGATCACGGCGCGGGTGGTCCCGAACTCGATCGAAGGCGTTGCGGCTTTggagtccgcggcgcctcTCGACGTCTGGGCGATCCTCCGCAACGAGATCACCTACCTGCTACCCCTGACCGAATCCCACGCGGCACCCGGTGCGTACTACGTGGACACGAAGGCTCGGATTCCGCCGCTgaggggcgtcgacgcgcaggtcgcgcgggcgcttcCGCTGGTGGTGCCCGCTGGACTCGGAGGGGTTTCGGGAGGAGACGGCGTACTCGAGGTCGGGGGATCGAttcccggcgggggcgggggcggggacgggttCAGGGCGAAGTcgtggccgccgtcgctgctCCGCGGGGAGATGTGCGTGGAGGTGACGCTGCGTTTCGTGCGGACGCGGTCacacgcggtggacggggaAGAATAG
- a CDS encoding predicted protein: MRRKEDPLDNIFAVIQGHTGPPLALLVVTAATVGSALTTLALRRWGPEASPSSSSPRDEDDELEDLDATSVDSAPGRAMTSTMKRAEVEEWDRYFAMDAATPSDREDRGRPHHDDSDLFDSDIDEETLWRGASEAMKTLSGDLGTSGFSNDRSSYDSPPVSEGARRRMDGRRRRSEDGIGQASASPRVETIEEDEREGGASWPTKEPTVTQKRLDVVFAAQREESPRTVLGDVTNARRR, encoded by the coding sequence ATGCGGCGGAAGGAGGACCCGCTGGATAACATCTTCGCCGTCATACAGGGCCACACGGGACCGCCCCTGGCGCTCCTGgtggtcaccgcggcgactgTGGGCAGCGCCCtcacgacgctcgcgctgcgccgATGGGGACCGGAGGCTTCACcgtcatcatcgtcgcctcgcgacgaggacgacgagctcgaagaCCTGGACGCGACATCGGTAGACTCCGCGCCCGGacgcgcgatgacgtcgacgatgaagAGGGCGGAGGTCGAGGAGTGGGACAGGTActtcgcgatggacgccgcgactcCCTCGGACCGGGAGGACCGGGGCCGGCCGCACCATGATGATTCGGACCTGTTTGATTcggacatcgacgaggagacgCTGTGGCGGGGCGCGTCCGAGGCCATGAAGACCCTCTCCGGGGACCTGGGAACCTCCGGATTCAGCAACGACCGGTCGTCGTACGACTCCCCGCCCGTCAGCGAGGGCGCCAGACGGCGGATGGACGGCAGGCGGAGACGAAGCGAGGACGGCATCGGCCAggcttcggcgtcgccgagggtggagaccatcgaggaggatgagcgcgagggcggcgcgtcgtggcCGACGAAGGAACCGACGGTCACGCAGaaacgcctcgacgtcgtcttcGCGGCGCAGCGGGAGGAATCCCCGAGGACGGTGCTCGGGGACGTCACCaacgcgcgacgtcgatga
- a CDS encoding predicted protein, whose product MGADVGEASGHSPSEFSIVHDSIRRDREALFEGTRRFIPSIEADSDDDDSSDGELPIFFTSTEPGAPSSSSARHGADSTSSGATHTARAAPVHRDESDELAAFERAASEALRREEERSARIVAAHLAPDEHHRPDDDDDPFDDSDSDSDSDAARGSVRARPRRAPRPATARRAPPPPPPTNVADAMSSLFDGWLSGAAGRLASGVRSTTEGRFDTAAGDPSSSSSSSFDTVRVEREFASRATLDADGNLPGAVRAGMPRPSVRLNLDGSLGSVDLDALLARLATPEGLAELELGRARGDGDEKSAPGDGDGDAVRADDVAFGLVDDDEAVPGLVPAAATAAARAEAASSSARTTATSHSTASSSLVGGRGGGWGGGAGRYESDEGWAREHARGRGRGSRPRSAFVVAPSSARVTRPSVGGAGAPRERTPATDPYGRGNTRLRSARRSNAPAPVTSLGGPGPRAGANDDDGESPSGLASTPNGFVPRGTRIDPAAAIRIDARGTADPADDETDGGVDEEMEEWRRFRQTRARPESAPASRRRTTVTPTVTPASPGAVAADEAATAAMSAAASAKAAATRANAQADARESRRVFDSSTPPRGPDFSSDGEAAAAGAGRGFGPGRGCGGAGSTREDLETEAEREAGREADRASLEAAAESARSEAAASFRRGDYAAAIDAYTRALEASPDDATTLTNRSAAHLRRGNVAAAEADATAALAIDPDRIEALKRRADARTAAGDLRGALADLEASHARVPTDERVTALLADARRSVAHADGATAAEMDRHDEERAAAAAARAEAWEAKRAAGLRAHGLRAASARASRRASETGKR is encoded by the exons ATGGGAGCGGACGTGGGCGAGGCCTCGGGCCACAGCCCGAGCGAGTTCTCCATCGTCCACGACAGCATCCGACGGGACCGCGAGGCGCTCTTCGAGGGCACGCGTCGG TTCATACCGAGTATAGAGGcggacagcgacgacgacgactcgagcgacggcgagctgcCCATCTTCTTCACCTCGACCGAGCCCGGggccccgtcgtcctcctccgctcgccatggcgccgactcgacctcctccggcgcgacgcacaccgcgcgcgccgctcccgtccatcgcgacgagagcgacgagctcgcggcgttcgagcgcgcggcgtcggaggcgctgcgccgcgaggaggaacgatccgcgcgcatcgtcgccgcgcacttGGCGCCGGACGAACACCAccgacccgacgacgacgacgacccgttCGACGACTCAGACTcagactcggactcggacgcggctcgcggcTCCGTCCGAGCgagaccgcgccgcgccccgcgccccgcgaccgcgcgccgcgccccgccgccgccgcccccgacgaacgtcgcggacgccatgAGCTCCCTCTTCGACGGGTGgctctccggcgcggcgggtcgactGGCGAGCGGCGTTcgatcgacgacggaggGGCGATTCGATACAGCCGCGGGtgacccgtcgtcgtcgtcgtcgtcgtcgttcgataccgtccgcgtggagcgcgagttcgcgtcgcgcgccacgctcgacgcggacggcaacctgcccggcgccgttcgcgccggcaTGCCGCGGCCATCGGTGCGCTTGAACCTGGACGGGTCCCTCGGCTCAGTGGATCTCGACGCGTTactcgcgaggctcgcgacgccggaggggctggcggagctggagttgggacgcgcgcgcggggacggggacgaaaagtcggcacccggggacggggacggggacgcggtgcgcgccgacgacgtggcgTTCGGCctggtcgacgacgacgaggcggttcCGGGGTTGGTacctgcggcggcgacggcggcggcgagggcggaggcggcttcgtcgtctgcgcgaacgacggcgacgtcgcactcgaccgcgtcgtcgtcgctcgtgggcggacggggaggagggtggggaggaggcgcggggcggtaCGAGTCCGACGAGGGGTGGGCGAGGGAGCACGCCCGGGGCCGAGGTCGGGGGTCGAGGCCGCGGtcggcgttcgtcgtcgctccctcgtcggcgcgggtcacccgcccgagcgtcggcggcgcgggcgctcccAGGGAAcggacgcccgcgacggacccgtACGGCCGTGGTAACACGAGGCTTCGCAGCGCCAGGCGGTCCAACGCGCCGGCTCCGGTGACGTCGCTCGGCGGCCCGGGTCCTCGAGCCGGggcaaacgacgacgacggcgaatcACCGTCCGGcctggcgtcgacgccgaacggCTTCGTCCCGCGGGGAACGCGAAtcgaccccgcggcggcgattcgaatcgacgcgcggggcaccgcggacccggcggacgacgagacggacggcggggtggacgaggagatggaggaaTGGCGTCGGTTCCGCCAAacccgcgcgaggccggAATCGGCCCCggcttcgcggcggaggacgaccgTCACGCCGACCgtcacgccggcgtcgcccggcgccgtcgccgcggacgaagccgccaccgcggccatgtcagcggcggcatccgcgaaggctgcggcgacgagggccaacgcgcaggcggacgcgagggagtcGCGGCGAGTCTTCGATTCGTCAACCCCTCCCCGAGGGCCCGACTTTTCGTCAGAcggggaagcggcggcggcgggtgcgggaCGGGGGTTCGGACCGGGACGTGGATGCGGTGGAGCCGGTTCCACGCGAGAGGACCtggagacggaggcggaaAGGGAGGCGGGAAGGGAGGCGGACCGGGCGtcgctcgaagccgccgccgagtcggcTCGGTCGGAGGCCGCTGCGAGTTTTCGCCGTGGCGactacgccgccgccatcgacgcgtacacccgcgcgctcgaggcgtcgccggacgacgcgacgacgctcaccaacaggtccgccgcgcacctcaggcgcgggaacgtcgccgccgccgaggcggacgcgacagccgcgctcgcgattgACCCGGATAGGATCGAAGCGCTTAagaggcgcgcggacgcgaggaccgcggcgggcgaccttcgcggcgcgctcgcggacctcgaggcgtcgcacgcgcgagTGCCGACGGACGAGAGGGTGACGGCGTTAttggcggacgcgcggcggagcgtggcgcacgcggatggcgcgacggcggcggagatggaccggcacgacgaggagagggcggcggcggcggcggcgagggccgaggcgtgggaggcgaagcgggcggcgggtttgCGGGCGCACgggctgcgcgcggcgtccgcgcgcgcgtcgaggagggcgtccgAGACGGGGAAgaggtga